A region of Homo sapiens chromosome 17, GRCh38.p14 Primary Assembly DNA encodes the following proteins:
- the UNK gene encoding RING finger protein unkempt homolog, which translates to MSKGPGPGGSAASSAPPAATAQVLQAQPEKPQHYTYLKEFRTEQCPLFVQHKCTQHRPYTCFHWHFVNQRRRRSIRRRDGTFNYSPDVYCTKYDEATGLCPEGDECPFLHRTTGDTERRYHLRYYKTGICIHETDSKGNCTKNGLHCAFAHGPHDLRSPVYDIRELQAMEALQNGQTTVEGSIEGQSAGAASHAMIEKILSEEPRWQETAYVLGNYKTEPCKKPPRLCRQGYACPYYHNSKDRRRSPRKHKYRSSPCPNVKHGDEWGDPGKCENGDACQYCHTRTEQQFHPEIYKSTKCNDMQQSGSCPRGPFCAFAHVEQPPLSDDLQPSSAVSSPTQPGPVLYMPSAAGDSVPVSPSSPHAPDLSALLCRNSSLGSPSNLCGSPPGSIRKPPNLEGIVFPGESGLAPGSYKKAPGFEREDQVGAEYLKNFKCQAKLKPHSLEPRSQEQPLLQPKQDMLGILPAGSPLTSSISSSITSSLAATPPSPVGTSSVPGMNANALPFYPTSDTVESVIESALDDLDLNEFGVAALEKTFDNSTVPHPGSITIGGSLLQSSAPVNIPGSLGSSASFHSASPSPPVSLSSHFLQQPQGHLSQSENTFLGTSASHGSLGLNGMNSSIWEHFASGSFSPGTSPAFLSGPGAAELARLRQELDEANSTIKQWEESWKQAKQACDAWKKEAEEAGERASAAGAECELAREQRDALEVQVKKLQEELERLHAGPEPQALPAFSDLEALSLSTLYSLQKQLRAHLEQVDKAVFHMQSVKCLKCQEQKRAVLPCQHAALCELCAEGSECPICQPGRAHTLQS; encoded by the exons GTACCTGAAAGAATTCCGCACAGAGCAGTGCCCACTCTTTGTGCAACACAAATGCACGCAGCATCGGCCCTACACCTGCTTCCACTGGCACTTCGTGAACCAGCGGCGCCGCCGGTCCATCCGCCGTCGGGACGGCACCTTCAATTACAGCCCTGACGTCTACTGCACCAAGTACGACGAGGCTACAGGCCTCTGCCCGGAGGGCGACGA GTGCCCATTCCTGCACAGAACCACAGGGGACACTGAGCGCAGGTACCACCTTCGTTACTACAAAACTGGAATCTGCATCCACGAGACAGACTCGAAAGGCAACTGCACCAAAAACGGCCTGCACTGCGCTTTTGCCCACGGGCCCCATGACCTCCGCTCCCCTGTCTACGACATCAG gGAGCTTCAGGCCATGGAGGCCTTGCAGAATGGCCAGACCACGGTAGAGGGGAGCATAGAGGGCCAGTCGGCTGGGGCTGCGAGCCATGCCATGATAGAAAAGATCCTCAGCGAGGAGCCTCGGTGGCAAG AGACTGCTTATGTGCTGGGGAACTATAAGACGGAGCCTTGCAAGAAGCCCCCGCGGCTGTGCCGCCAAGGCTATGCCTGTCCCTACTACCACAACAGCAAGGACCGGCGGCGGAGCCCCCGGAAGCACAAATACAG GTCGTCTCCATGTCCAAACGTCAAGCACGGGGATGAGTGGGGAGACCCTGGCAAGTGTGAGAACGGAGACGCCTGCCAGTACTGCCACACCCGCACCGAGCAGCAGTTCCACCCCGAG ATCTACAAGTCCACCAAGTGCAACGACATGCAGCAGTCGGGCAGCTGTCCCCGAGGACCCTTCTGCGCCTTTGCCCACGTAGAAC AGCCACCCCTGAGTGACGACCTGCAGCCTTCCTCAGCTGTGTCCAGCCCCACCCAGCCAGGTCCTGTCCTGTACATGCCATCTGCCGCCGGAGACTCGGTGCCTGTGAGCCCCTCCAGCCCGCATGCCCCTGACCTCAGTGCC CTCCTCTGTAGAAACAGCAGCCTAGGCAGCCCGTCTAACCTCTGCGGCTCCCCACCGGGCTCCATCAGGAAGCCCCCAAACCTGGAGGGCATCGTCTTCCCTGGGGAGTCTGGCCTGGCCCCTGGCAGCTATAAGAAGGCTCCCGGCTTCGAGAGGGAAGACCAGGTGGGAGCCGAGTACCTGAAAAATTTCAAATGCCAG GCCAAATTAAAACCCCACTCATTAGAGCCCAGGAGTCAAGAGCAGCCTCTGCTTCAGCCCAAACAG GACATGCTGGGCATCCTCCCCGCAGGCAGCCCCCTGACCTCAAGCATCTCTTCTAGTATCACCTCCAGCCTGGCAGCTACCCCCCCTAGCCCAGTGGGCACCAGCAGCGTCCCCGGCATGAATGCAAACGCTCTGCCCTTCTACCCCACCAGCGACACGGTAGAGTCAGTCATAG AGTCTGCTTTGGATGACCTGGACCTGAATGAGTTTGGCGTGGCCGCCCTGGAGAAGACTTTCGATAACAGCACAGTGCCCCACCCAGGAAGCATCACCATCG GCGGCAGCTTGCTGCAGAGCTCTGCACCCGTGAACATCCCCGGctccttgggcagctctgcctccttCCACTCAGCATCCCCGTCCCCTCCCGTCAGCCTCTCCTCGCATTTCCTGCAGCAGCCCCAGGGCCACCTGAGTCAGTCGGAAAACACATTTTTGGGAACCTCAGCATCACATGGATCTTTGG GTCTGAACGGGATGAACAGCAGCATCTGGGAGCATTTTGCCTCTGGAAGCTTCTCCCCGGGCACTTCCCCCGCTTTCCTATCAGGGCCAGGGGCTGCCGAGCTGGCCCGACTTCGGCAAGAGCTGGATGAAGCCAACAGCACCATCAAGCAGTGGGAGGAGTCCTGGAAGCAGGCCAAGCAG GCTTGTGATGCCTGGAAGAAAGAGGCGGAGGAGGCTGGTGAGCGGGCCAGTGCGGCGGGCGCCGAGTGCGAGCTGGCCCGGGAGCAGCGGGATGCACTGGAGGTGCAGGTGAAGAAGCTCCAGGAGGAGCTGGAGCGGCTACACGCGGGGCCTGAGCCCCAGGCCCTGCCCGCCTTCTCCGACCTGGAGGCGCTCTCACTCTCCACCCTCTACTCCCTCCAGAAACAACTGCGGGCCCACCTGGAACAAGTGGACAAG GCCGTGTTCCACATGCAGTCGGTGAAATGCCTTAAGTGTCAGGAACAGAAGCGGGCAGTGCTGCCGTGCCAACACGCTGCGCTGTGTGAGCTCTGCGCTGAGGGCAGCGAGTGCCCCATCTGCCAGCCTGGCCGGGCCCACACCCTCCAGTCGTGA
- the UNK gene encoding RING finger protein unkempt homolog isoform X3 — protein MSKGPGPGGSAASSAPPAATAQVLQAQPEKPQHYTYLKEFRTEQCPLFVQHKCTQHRPYTCFHWHFVNQRRRRSIRRRDGTFNYSPDVYCTKYDEATGLCPEGDECPFLHRTTGDTERRYHLRYYKTGICIHETDSKGNCTKNGLHCAFAHGPHDLRSPVYDIRELQAMEALQNGQTTVEGSIEGQSAGAASHAMIEKILSEEPRWQETAYVLGNYKTEPCKKPPRLCRQGYACPYYHNSKDRRRSPRKHKYRSSPCPNVKHGDEWGDPGKCENGDACQYCHTRTEQQFHPEIYKSTKCNDMQQSGSCPRGPFCAFAHVEQPPLSDDLQPSSAVSSPTQPGPVLYMPSAAGDSVPVSPSSPHAPDLSALLCRNSSLGSPSNLCGSPPGSIRKPPNLEGIVFPGESGLAPGSYKKAPGFEREDQAKLKPHSLEPRSQEQPLLQPKQDMLGILPAGSPLTSSISSSITSSLAATPPSPVGTSSVPGMNANALPFYPTSDTVESVIESALDDLDLNEFGVAALEKTFDNSTVPHPGSITIGGSLLQSSAPVNIPGSLGSSASFHSASPSPPVSLSSHFLQQPQGHLSQSENTFLGTSASHGSLGLNGMNSSIWEHFASGSFSPGTSPAFLSGPGAAELARLRQELDEANSTIKQWEESWKQAKQACDAWKKEAEEAGERASAAGAECELAREQRDALEVQVKKLQEELERLHAGPEPQALPAFSDLEALSLSTLYSLQKQLRAHLEQVDKAVFHMQSVKCLKCQEQKRAVLPCQHAALCELCAEGSECPICQPGRAHTLQS, from the exons GTACCTGAAAGAATTCCGCACAGAGCAGTGCCCACTCTTTGTGCAACACAAATGCACGCAGCATCGGCCCTACACCTGCTTCCACTGGCACTTCGTGAACCAGCGGCGCCGCCGGTCCATCCGCCGTCGGGACGGCACCTTCAATTACAGCCCTGACGTCTACTGCACCAAGTACGACGAGGCTACAGGCCTCTGCCCGGAGGGCGACGA GTGCCCATTCCTGCACAGAACCACAGGGGACACTGAGCGCAGGTACCACCTTCGTTACTACAAAACTGGAATCTGCATCCACGAGACAGACTCGAAAGGCAACTGCACCAAAAACGGCCTGCACTGCGCTTTTGCCCACGGGCCCCATGACCTCCGCTCCCCTGTCTACGACATCAG gGAGCTTCAGGCCATGGAGGCCTTGCAGAATGGCCAGACCACGGTAGAGGGGAGCATAGAGGGCCAGTCGGCTGGGGCTGCGAGCCATGCCATGATAGAAAAGATCCTCAGCGAGGAGCCTCGGTGGCAAG AGACTGCTTATGTGCTGGGGAACTATAAGACGGAGCCTTGCAAGAAGCCCCCGCGGCTGTGCCGCCAAGGCTATGCCTGTCCCTACTACCACAACAGCAAGGACCGGCGGCGGAGCCCCCGGAAGCACAAATACAG GTCGTCTCCATGTCCAAACGTCAAGCACGGGGATGAGTGGGGAGACCCTGGCAAGTGTGAGAACGGAGACGCCTGCCAGTACTGCCACACCCGCACCGAGCAGCAGTTCCACCCCGAG ATCTACAAGTCCACCAAGTGCAACGACATGCAGCAGTCGGGCAGCTGTCCCCGAGGACCCTTCTGCGCCTTTGCCCACGTAGAAC AGCCACCCCTGAGTGACGACCTGCAGCCTTCCTCAGCTGTGTCCAGCCCCACCCAGCCAGGTCCTGTCCTGTACATGCCATCTGCCGCCGGAGACTCGGTGCCTGTGAGCCCCTCCAGCCCGCATGCCCCTGACCTCAGTGCC CTCCTCTGTAGAAACAGCAGCCTAGGCAGCCCGTCTAACCTCTGCGGCTCCCCACCGGGCTCCATCAGGAAGCCCCCAAACCTGGAGGGCATCGTCTTCCCTGGGGAGTCTGGCCTGGCCCCTGGCAGCTATAAGAAGGCTCCCGGCTTCGAGAGGGAAGACCAG GCCAAATTAAAACCCCACTCATTAGAGCCCAGGAGTCAAGAGCAGCCTCTGCTTCAGCCCAAACAG GACATGCTGGGCATCCTCCCCGCAGGCAGCCCCCTGACCTCAAGCATCTCTTCTAGTATCACCTCCAGCCTGGCAGCTACCCCCCCTAGCCCAGTGGGCACCAGCAGCGTCCCCGGCATGAATGCAAACGCTCTGCCCTTCTACCCCACCAGCGACACGGTAGAGTCAGTCATAG AGTCTGCTTTGGATGACCTGGACCTGAATGAGTTTGGCGTGGCCGCCCTGGAGAAGACTTTCGATAACAGCACAGTGCCCCACCCAGGAAGCATCACCATCG GCGGCAGCTTGCTGCAGAGCTCTGCACCCGTGAACATCCCCGGctccttgggcagctctgcctccttCCACTCAGCATCCCCGTCCCCTCCCGTCAGCCTCTCCTCGCATTTCCTGCAGCAGCCCCAGGGCCACCTGAGTCAGTCGGAAAACACATTTTTGGGAACCTCAGCATCACATGGATCTTTGG GTCTGAACGGGATGAACAGCAGCATCTGGGAGCATTTTGCCTCTGGAAGCTTCTCCCCGGGCACTTCCCCCGCTTTCCTATCAGGGCCAGGGGCTGCCGAGCTGGCCCGACTTCGGCAAGAGCTGGATGAAGCCAACAGCACCATCAAGCAGTGGGAGGAGTCCTGGAAGCAGGCCAAGCAG GCTTGTGATGCCTGGAAGAAAGAGGCGGAGGAGGCTGGTGAGCGGGCCAGTGCGGCGGGCGCCGAGTGCGAGCTGGCCCGGGAGCAGCGGGATGCACTGGAGGTGCAGGTGAAGAAGCTCCAGGAGGAGCTGGAGCGGCTACACGCGGGGCCTGAGCCCCAGGCCCTGCCCGCCTTCTCCGACCTGGAGGCGCTCTCACTCTCCACCCTCTACTCCCTCCAGAAACAACTGCGGGCCCACCTGGAACAAGTGGACAAG GCCGTGTTCCACATGCAGTCGGTGAAATGCCTTAAGTGTCAGGAACAGAAGCGGGCAGTGCTGCCGTGCCAACACGCTGCGCTGTGTGAGCTCTGCGCTGAGGGCAGCGAGTGCCCCATCTGCCAGCCTGGCCGGGCCCACACCCTCCAGTCGTGA
- the UNK gene encoding RING finger protein unkempt homolog isoform X1, with amino-acid sequence MLKLVYICFLFLFLFLRWSFTLSPRLECGGAISAHYNLCLPGSSSCLPQPPKQLGLQACATIPRYLKEFRTEQCPLFVQHKCTQHRPYTCFHWHFVNQRRRRSIRRRDGTFNYSPDVYCTKYDEATGLCPEGDECPFLHRTTGDTERRYHLRYYKTGICIHETDSKGNCTKNGLHCAFAHGPHDLRSPVYDIRELQAMEALQNGQTTVEGSIEGQSAGAASHAMIEKILSEEPRWQETAYVLGNYKTEPCKKPPRLCRQGYACPYYHNSKDRRRSPRKHKYRSSPCPNVKHGDEWGDPGKCENGDACQYCHTRTEQQFHPEIYKSTKCNDMQQSGSCPRGPFCAFAHVEQPPLSDDLQPSSAVSSPTQPGPVLYMPSAAGDSVPVSPSSPHAPDLSALLCRNSSLGSPSNLCGSPPGSIRKPPNLEGIVFPGESGLAPGSYKKAPGFEREDQVGAEYLKNFKCQAKLKPHSLEPRSQEQPLLQPKQDMLGILPAGSPLTSSISSSITSSLAATPPSPVGTSSVPGMNANALPFYPTSDTVESVIESALDDLDLNEFGVAALEKTFDNSTVPHPGSITIGGSLLQSSAPVNIPGSLGSSASFHSASPSPPVSLSSHFLQQPQGHLSQSENTFLGTSASHGSLGLNGMNSSIWEHFASGSFSPGTSPAFLSGPGAAELARLRQELDEANSTIKQWEESWKQAKQACDAWKKEAEEAGERASAAGAECELAREQRDALEVQVKKLQEELERLHAGPEPQALPAFSDLEALSLSTLYSLQKQLRAHLEQVDKAVFHMQSVKCLKCQEQKRAVLPCQHAALCELCAEGSECPICQPGRAHTLQS; translated from the exons GTACCTGAAAGAATTCCGCACAGAGCAGTGCCCACTCTTTGTGCAACACAAATGCACGCAGCATCGGCCCTACACCTGCTTCCACTGGCACTTCGTGAACCAGCGGCGCCGCCGGTCCATCCGCCGTCGGGACGGCACCTTCAATTACAGCCCTGACGTCTACTGCACCAAGTACGACGAGGCTACAGGCCTCTGCCCGGAGGGCGACGA GTGCCCATTCCTGCACAGAACCACAGGGGACACTGAGCGCAGGTACCACCTTCGTTACTACAAAACTGGAATCTGCATCCACGAGACAGACTCGAAAGGCAACTGCACCAAAAACGGCCTGCACTGCGCTTTTGCCCACGGGCCCCATGACCTCCGCTCCCCTGTCTACGACATCAG gGAGCTTCAGGCCATGGAGGCCTTGCAGAATGGCCAGACCACGGTAGAGGGGAGCATAGAGGGCCAGTCGGCTGGGGCTGCGAGCCATGCCATGATAGAAAAGATCCTCAGCGAGGAGCCTCGGTGGCAAG AGACTGCTTATGTGCTGGGGAACTATAAGACGGAGCCTTGCAAGAAGCCCCCGCGGCTGTGCCGCCAAGGCTATGCCTGTCCCTACTACCACAACAGCAAGGACCGGCGGCGGAGCCCCCGGAAGCACAAATACAG GTCGTCTCCATGTCCAAACGTCAAGCACGGGGATGAGTGGGGAGACCCTGGCAAGTGTGAGAACGGAGACGCCTGCCAGTACTGCCACACCCGCACCGAGCAGCAGTTCCACCCCGAG ATCTACAAGTCCACCAAGTGCAACGACATGCAGCAGTCGGGCAGCTGTCCCCGAGGACCCTTCTGCGCCTTTGCCCACGTAGAAC AGCCACCCCTGAGTGACGACCTGCAGCCTTCCTCAGCTGTGTCCAGCCCCACCCAGCCAGGTCCTGTCCTGTACATGCCATCTGCCGCCGGAGACTCGGTGCCTGTGAGCCCCTCCAGCCCGCATGCCCCTGACCTCAGTGCC CTCCTCTGTAGAAACAGCAGCCTAGGCAGCCCGTCTAACCTCTGCGGCTCCCCACCGGGCTCCATCAGGAAGCCCCCAAACCTGGAGGGCATCGTCTTCCCTGGGGAGTCTGGCCTGGCCCCTGGCAGCTATAAGAAGGCTCCCGGCTTCGAGAGGGAAGACCAGGTGGGAGCCGAGTACCTGAAAAATTTCAAATGCCAG GCCAAATTAAAACCCCACTCATTAGAGCCCAGGAGTCAAGAGCAGCCTCTGCTTCAGCCCAAACAG GACATGCTGGGCATCCTCCCCGCAGGCAGCCCCCTGACCTCAAGCATCTCTTCTAGTATCACCTCCAGCCTGGCAGCTACCCCCCCTAGCCCAGTGGGCACCAGCAGCGTCCCCGGCATGAATGCAAACGCTCTGCCCTTCTACCCCACCAGCGACACGGTAGAGTCAGTCATAG AGTCTGCTTTGGATGACCTGGACCTGAATGAGTTTGGCGTGGCCGCCCTGGAGAAGACTTTCGATAACAGCACAGTGCCCCACCCAGGAAGCATCACCATCG GCGGCAGCTTGCTGCAGAGCTCTGCACCCGTGAACATCCCCGGctccttgggcagctctgcctccttCCACTCAGCATCCCCGTCCCCTCCCGTCAGCCTCTCCTCGCATTTCCTGCAGCAGCCCCAGGGCCACCTGAGTCAGTCGGAAAACACATTTTTGGGAACCTCAGCATCACATGGATCTTTGG GTCTGAACGGGATGAACAGCAGCATCTGGGAGCATTTTGCCTCTGGAAGCTTCTCCCCGGGCACTTCCCCCGCTTTCCTATCAGGGCCAGGGGCTGCCGAGCTGGCCCGACTTCGGCAAGAGCTGGATGAAGCCAACAGCACCATCAAGCAGTGGGAGGAGTCCTGGAAGCAGGCCAAGCAG GCTTGTGATGCCTGGAAGAAAGAGGCGGAGGAGGCTGGTGAGCGGGCCAGTGCGGCGGGCGCCGAGTGCGAGCTGGCCCGGGAGCAGCGGGATGCACTGGAGGTGCAGGTGAAGAAGCTCCAGGAGGAGCTGGAGCGGCTACACGCGGGGCCTGAGCCCCAGGCCCTGCCCGCCTTCTCCGACCTGGAGGCGCTCTCACTCTCCACCCTCTACTCCCTCCAGAAACAACTGCGGGCCCACCTGGAACAAGTGGACAAG GCCGTGTTCCACATGCAGTCGGTGAAATGCCTTAAGTGTCAGGAACAGAAGCGGGCAGTGCTGCCGTGCCAACACGCTGCGCTGTGTGAGCTCTGCGCTGAGGGCAGCGAGTGCCCCATCTGCCAGCCTGGCCGGGCCCACACCCTCCAGTCGTGA
- the UNK gene encoding RING finger protein unkempt homolog isoform X4 translates to MYLKEFRTEQCPLFVQHKCTQHRPYTCFHWHFVNQRRRRSIRRRDGTFNYSPDVYCTKYDEATGLCPEGDECPFLHRTTGDTERRYHLRYYKTGICIHETDSKGNCTKNGLHCAFAHGPHDLRSPVYDIRELQAMEALQNGQTTVEGSIEGQSAGAASHAMIEKILSEEPRWQETAYVLGNYKTEPCKKPPRLCRQGYACPYYHNSKDRRRSPRKHKYRSSPCPNVKHGDEWGDPGKCENGDACQYCHTRTEQQFHPEIYKSTKCNDMQQSGSCPRGPFCAFAHVEQPPLSDDLQPSSAVSSPTQPGPVLYMPSAAGDSVPVSPSSPHAPDLSALLCRNSSLGSPSNLCGSPPGSIRKPPNLEGIVFPGESGLAPGSYKKAPGFEREDQVGAEYLKNFKCQAKLKPHSLEPRSQEQPLLQPKQDMLGILPAGSPLTSSISSSITSSLAATPPSPVGTSSVPGMNANALPFYPTSDTVESVIESALDDLDLNEFGVAALEKTFDNSTVPHPGSITIGGSLLQSSAPVNIPGSLGSSASFHSASPSPPVSLSSHFLQQPQGHLSQSENTFLGTSASHGSLGLNGMNSSIWEHFASGSFSPGTSPAFLSGPGAAELARLRQELDEANSTIKQWEESWKQAKQACDAWKKEAEEAGERASAAGAECELAREQRDALEVQVKKLQEELERLHAGPEPQALPAFSDLEALSLSTLYSLQKQLRAHLEQVDKAVFHMQSVKCLKCQEQKRAVLPCQHAALCELCAEGSECPICQPGRAHTLQS, encoded by the exons GTACCTGAAAGAATTCCGCACAGAGCAGTGCCCACTCTTTGTGCAACACAAATGCACGCAGCATCGGCCCTACACCTGCTTCCACTGGCACTTCGTGAACCAGCGGCGCCGCCGGTCCATCCGCCGTCGGGACGGCACCTTCAATTACAGCCCTGACGTCTACTGCACCAAGTACGACGAGGCTACAGGCCTCTGCCCGGAGGGCGACGA GTGCCCATTCCTGCACAGAACCACAGGGGACACTGAGCGCAGGTACCACCTTCGTTACTACAAAACTGGAATCTGCATCCACGAGACAGACTCGAAAGGCAACTGCACCAAAAACGGCCTGCACTGCGCTTTTGCCCACGGGCCCCATGACCTCCGCTCCCCTGTCTACGACATCAG gGAGCTTCAGGCCATGGAGGCCTTGCAGAATGGCCAGACCACGGTAGAGGGGAGCATAGAGGGCCAGTCGGCTGGGGCTGCGAGCCATGCCATGATAGAAAAGATCCTCAGCGAGGAGCCTCGGTGGCAAG AGACTGCTTATGTGCTGGGGAACTATAAGACGGAGCCTTGCAAGAAGCCCCCGCGGCTGTGCCGCCAAGGCTATGCCTGTCCCTACTACCACAACAGCAAGGACCGGCGGCGGAGCCCCCGGAAGCACAAATACAG GTCGTCTCCATGTCCAAACGTCAAGCACGGGGATGAGTGGGGAGACCCTGGCAAGTGTGAGAACGGAGACGCCTGCCAGTACTGCCACACCCGCACCGAGCAGCAGTTCCACCCCGAG ATCTACAAGTCCACCAAGTGCAACGACATGCAGCAGTCGGGCAGCTGTCCCCGAGGACCCTTCTGCGCCTTTGCCCACGTAGAAC AGCCACCCCTGAGTGACGACCTGCAGCCTTCCTCAGCTGTGTCCAGCCCCACCCAGCCAGGTCCTGTCCTGTACATGCCATCTGCCGCCGGAGACTCGGTGCCTGTGAGCCCCTCCAGCCCGCATGCCCCTGACCTCAGTGCC CTCCTCTGTAGAAACAGCAGCCTAGGCAGCCCGTCTAACCTCTGCGGCTCCCCACCGGGCTCCATCAGGAAGCCCCCAAACCTGGAGGGCATCGTCTTCCCTGGGGAGTCTGGCCTGGCCCCTGGCAGCTATAAGAAGGCTCCCGGCTTCGAGAGGGAAGACCAGGTGGGAGCCGAGTACCTGAAAAATTTCAAATGCCAG GCCAAATTAAAACCCCACTCATTAGAGCCCAGGAGTCAAGAGCAGCCTCTGCTTCAGCCCAAACAG GACATGCTGGGCATCCTCCCCGCAGGCAGCCCCCTGACCTCAAGCATCTCTTCTAGTATCACCTCCAGCCTGGCAGCTACCCCCCCTAGCCCAGTGGGCACCAGCAGCGTCCCCGGCATGAATGCAAACGCTCTGCCCTTCTACCCCACCAGCGACACGGTAGAGTCAGTCATAG AGTCTGCTTTGGATGACCTGGACCTGAATGAGTTTGGCGTGGCCGCCCTGGAGAAGACTTTCGATAACAGCACAGTGCCCCACCCAGGAAGCATCACCATCG GCGGCAGCTTGCTGCAGAGCTCTGCACCCGTGAACATCCCCGGctccttgggcagctctgcctccttCCACTCAGCATCCCCGTCCCCTCCCGTCAGCCTCTCCTCGCATTTCCTGCAGCAGCCCCAGGGCCACCTGAGTCAGTCGGAAAACACATTTTTGGGAACCTCAGCATCACATGGATCTTTGG GTCTGAACGGGATGAACAGCAGCATCTGGGAGCATTTTGCCTCTGGAAGCTTCTCCCCGGGCACTTCCCCCGCTTTCCTATCAGGGCCAGGGGCTGCCGAGCTGGCCCGACTTCGGCAAGAGCTGGATGAAGCCAACAGCACCATCAAGCAGTGGGAGGAGTCCTGGAAGCAGGCCAAGCAG GCTTGTGATGCCTGGAAGAAAGAGGCGGAGGAGGCTGGTGAGCGGGCCAGTGCGGCGGGCGCCGAGTGCGAGCTGGCCCGGGAGCAGCGGGATGCACTGGAGGTGCAGGTGAAGAAGCTCCAGGAGGAGCTGGAGCGGCTACACGCGGGGCCTGAGCCCCAGGCCCTGCCCGCCTTCTCCGACCTGGAGGCGCTCTCACTCTCCACCCTCTACTCCCTCCAGAAACAACTGCGGGCCCACCTGGAACAAGTGGACAAG GCCGTGTTCCACATGCAGTCGGTGAAATGCCTTAAGTGTCAGGAACAGAAGCGGGCAGTGCTGCCGTGCCAACACGCTGCGCTGTGTGAGCTCTGCGCTGAGGGCAGCGAGTGCCCCATCTGCCAGCCTGGCCGGGCCCACACCCTCCAGTCGTGA